One Persicobacter psychrovividus DNA window includes the following coding sequences:
- a CDS encoding HAMP domain-containing sensor histidine kinase, translating into MTDFVPQLLSRLKLTKDVPLRDRFVVVTSLSGGLCILYVLFIQPSAFTEGFHLFLYVALLIQTSAYLSIVIFNRSKLGVYLLALNCALYAFSEWYFMGGVKGSLFLAIYGINILMFNLLDSREQIYFFIFSTLFVGVLLWLEKNAVFTIAPVDVSLNTRIIQTVSIVFVSSMGIILFRSKDHDRLLDLRKLEEQQSQLIKSTEREVFLATVRNRFTITYLTESVFKIFPEVELHEISPYVVDLITEDGHHPSVSKVELHGYTKFLKISQQTVYEGKERVDHLIVKDVTEHYTFEDQLKEAIRKEQVLKKNKNEFVTMVSHQFRTPLTTIKSANELLSYALQEEEPTLYEEKITPKIQQVTDSVNTLTKMIEQLLDFGKIESDVVSLHYTEIDMATFIQSFIKEQEIVLNRAIQFEILGYPKHVEVDKQMISTILSNLCSNACKYSEPTQPVFVGLEYGKNDFVIEVQDFGKGIDSEILPNLFQYLPSTEMHQGMGIGLFIVRQFVEMHGGNITVRSERARGTTFSINLPNKKP; encoded by the coding sequence ATGACCGATTTTGTTCCTCAACTTTTAAGCCGTTTAAAGCTCACCAAAGATGTCCCCCTGCGGGATAGGTTTGTGGTTGTTACCAGCCTTTCGGGTGGGTTATGTATCCTTTATGTATTGTTTATTCAGCCTTCGGCCTTTACTGAAGGCTTTCACCTTTTTTTATATGTTGCCTTATTAATCCAGACCTCTGCTTATTTAAGTATCGTTATTTTCAATCGCAGTAAATTGGGGGTTTACCTTTTAGCGCTCAATTGTGCGTTGTATGCTTTTTCAGAATGGTACTTTATGGGAGGAGTCAAGGGGTCGCTGTTTTTGGCGATTTATGGAATAAACATTCTGATGTTTAATTTACTGGACAGCCGTGAGCAAATATACTTTTTTATTTTCTCGACCCTGTTTGTTGGCGTATTGCTCTGGCTTGAAAAAAATGCAGTTTTTACGATTGCCCCTGTTGATGTAAGTTTGAATACTCGGATTATTCAGACGGTAAGTATTGTATTTGTCAGTAGTATGGGGATTATTCTTTTTCGCTCCAAAGATCATGATCGATTACTGGACCTTAGAAAGTTGGAGGAGCAACAATCGCAACTCATAAAATCCACTGAGCGGGAGGTATTTCTGGCAACGGTGCGAAATCGTTTCACCATCACTTATTTAACGGAGTCTGTCTTTAAAATTTTTCCTGAAGTGGAGCTCCATGAGATTTCCCCTTATGTCGTTGACCTGATTACCGAAGATGGGCATCACCCTTCAGTTTCAAAGGTCGAACTCCACGGCTACACAAAGTTCTTGAAAATCAGTCAGCAGACGGTTTATGAGGGGAAAGAAAGGGTTGATCACCTGATTGTGAAGGATGTTACGGAGCATTACACTTTTGAAGATCAGCTTAAAGAGGCCATCCGAAAAGAACAGGTACTGAAAAAGAATAAAAATGAGTTCGTAACGATGGTCTCTCATCAGTTCCGAACCCCACTCACCACCATCAAAAGTGCCAACGAGCTGCTTTCTTATGCGCTTCAGGAGGAGGAACCAACGCTCTATGAGGAAAAAATCACCCCTAAAATTCAGCAGGTAACCGATTCAGTGAACACCCTGACCAAAATGATTGAGCAGTTATTGGATTTCGGTAAAATTGAAAGCGATGTCGTTTCTTTACACTATACTGAAATTGATATGGCTACTTTCATTCAATCCTTTATTAAAGAGCAGGAAATTGTACTGAACAGGGCCATTCAGTTTGAGATTCTCGGTTACCCAAAACATGTGGAGGTGGATAAGCAAATGATTTCGACCATTCTCTCTAATTTATGTTCCAACGCCTGTAAGTATTCTGAGCCCACACAGCCCGTATTTGTGGGACTTGAATATGGGAAAAATGATTTTGTGATTGAAGTTCAGGATTTTGGGAAAGGCATCGATTCTGAAATACTCCCCAACCTGTTTCAATATTTGCCCTCGACTGAAATGCATCAGGGGATGGGTATTGGGTTATTCATTGTGCGGCAGTTTGTGGAGATGCACGGCGGAAATATCACGGTGCGCTCCGAAAGGGCAAGGGGGACAACATTTTCCATTAATCTACCTAATAAAAAGCCTTAG
- a CDS encoding NAD(P)/FAD-dependent oxidoreductase: MKKEFNLNLAPEVAYDEAIFNSFVKKKAGVSDRDDVHVRMTRRSIDARKKKVRVNVAVEVFIDEQPSNAITYRRDYPNVSNAEKVIIVGAGPAGLFAALRFLELGVKPVILERGKDVQARRRDLAAINKDHIVNPDSNYCFGEGGAGTYSDGKLYTRSKKRGDFRRILEILVAHGGREELLVDAHPHIGTNKLPKLIAEIRQSILDAGGEIHFDTRVTDVKIKSGHANGVETQNGVLFEGKAVMLATGHSARDIFELLNRKQILIENKPFALGVRIEHAQSLIDDIQYKCGTDRGILPAAAYSLVSQAAFKGEKKGVFSFCMCPGGFIVPAATAPGEIVVNGMSPSRRDSRFANSGMVVAIGEDDYGHLIPEYGALAAMEYQRQVEQAAFLAGGGTQAAPAQRMMDFVKGRVSTNLLETSYQPGLQSVDMKNVLPDPVAHRLRHGFKIFGKTMKGYLTNDAQILGVESRTSSPVRIPRDKETLEHPQITGLFPCGEGAGYAGGIASAAIDGERIAERIAAMYIK, translated from the coding sequence ATGAAAAAAGAATTCAATTTAAATCTCGCTCCTGAAGTAGCCTATGATGAGGCAATCTTCAATAGTTTTGTTAAGAAAAAAGCTGGAGTGAGTGACCGTGATGATGTGCATGTTCGCATGACGCGCCGTTCGATCGATGCGAGAAAGAAAAAGGTGCGTGTGAATGTTGCCGTGGAGGTGTTCATCGATGAGCAACCTTCCAATGCCATTACCTACCGCCGCGATTATCCGAATGTAAGCAATGCCGAAAAAGTGATTATTGTAGGCGCTGGACCTGCGGGCTTGTTTGCAGCACTTCGATTCCTGGAGCTGGGGGTGAAGCCCGTTATTTTGGAACGTGGTAAAGATGTTCAGGCGCGTCGCCGAGATTTGGCAGCGATCAACAAAGATCATATCGTGAACCCTGACTCCAACTACTGTTTTGGTGAAGGCGGTGCAGGAACTTATTCAGATGGGAAGCTATATACCCGTTCAAAAAAGCGTGGTGATTTCCGCAGAATTTTGGAGATTCTGGTAGCGCATGGTGGTCGTGAAGAACTGCTGGTGGATGCCCATCCGCATATCGGCACCAATAAACTGCCTAAGCTGATTGCCGAAATTCGTCAGAGTATCTTGGATGCTGGTGGGGAGATTCATTTCGATACCCGTGTAACGGATGTGAAGATTAAGTCAGGGCACGCCAATGGCGTAGAGACTCAAAATGGAGTGCTTTTTGAAGGCAAGGCGGTGATGCTGGCCACAGGGCACTCTGCCCGAGATATTTTCGAATTGCTGAATAGAAAGCAAATTCTCATTGAAAATAAGCCTTTTGCATTGGGGGTGCGTATCGAGCATGCGCAGTCTTTGATTGATGATATTCAATACAAGTGTGGAACTGATCGGGGAATCCTTCCTGCGGCAGCTTATTCATTGGTTTCTCAGGCGGCTTTCAAAGGCGAGAAAAAAGGTGTTTTCTCTTTTTGTATGTGTCCAGGTGGTTTTATTGTGCCTGCAGCCACCGCACCAGGTGAGATTGTAGTCAATGGGATGTCACCTTCACGTCGTGATAGCCGATTTGCGAACTCCGGGATGGTCGTGGCTATTGGCGAGGACGATTACGGTCACCTGATTCCTGAATACGGGGCTTTGGCCGCCATGGAATATCAGCGACAAGTGGAACAAGCGGCATTTTTGGCAGGAGGAGGAACACAAGCTGCCCCTGCACAAAGAATGATGGATTTTGTGAAAGGTCGCGTATCGACCAATCTTTTGGAAACTTCCTATCAGCCAGGTTTGCAATCTGTGGACATGAAAAATGTATTGCCAGATCCCGTAGCACACCGATTGCGCCACGGCTTCAAGATTTTTGGCAAAACCATGAAAGGTTACCTGACCAATGATGCTCAAATATTAGGGGTAGAGTCGAGAACTTCTTCACCTGTTCGTATTCCACGTGACAAAGAAACGTTGGAGCACCCACAAATAACAGGTCTTTTTCCATGTGGTGAAGGGGCAGGTTACGCAGGAGGGATCGCTTCGGCTGCTATTGATGGTGAACGAATTGCTGAGCGAATTGCAGCGATGTATATAAAATAA
- a CDS encoding RluA family pseudouridine synthase, whose product MNKFPFRIVYEDNHLLVVDKDAGVLVQGDATGDKTLLDYGKEYIKEKYDKPGAVFLHAVHRLDRPVSGLVIMARTSKALERMTRAFREKKVYKTYWAVVKKRPPKWEDKLVHYLQKDGKRNVTTAFDKPTEGAQRSELMYKSLGKMNDHFLLQVNPLTGRPHQIRVQLSSMGCPIRGDLRYGFSKPNPDKSINLHALYLNFTHPVTKEKMFLRAGVPQNDFWEQWLQLEDRKLKDKHMENYHG is encoded by the coding sequence ATGAATAAATTTCCATTCCGCATCGTGTATGAAGATAACCACTTGTTGGTCGTTGATAAAGATGCTGGAGTGTTGGTACAGGGTGATGCTACAGGGGATAAAACCTTGTTGGATTACGGAAAAGAGTACATCAAAGAAAAATACGATAAGCCTGGTGCTGTATTTTTGCATGCCGTTCACCGTTTGGACCGTCCAGTGTCTGGTTTGGTGATTATGGCACGTACTTCTAAAGCATTAGAACGTATGACACGGGCTTTCCGTGAAAAGAAAGTTTATAAAACCTATTGGGCGGTGGTAAAAAAGCGTCCGCCAAAATGGGAGGATAAATTGGTGCACTACCTTCAAAAAGATGGCAAACGGAATGTAACTACTGCATTCGATAAGCCAACAGAAGGCGCACAACGCTCGGAGTTAATGTATAAATCGCTGGGCAAAATGAACGACCACTTTTTGTTGCAGGTAAACCCGCTCACGGGCCGTCCGCATCAAATTCGTGTGCAGTTGTCTTCGATGGGTTGCCCAATTCGTGGAGATTTACGCTATGGTTTCTCCAAGCCAAACCCTGATAAATCGATCAATCTGCATGCCTTGTACCTGAATTTTACGCACCCTGTAACAAAGGAAAAAATGTTCCTGAGAGCAGGTGTCCCTCAGAATGATTTCTGGGAGCAGTGGCTGCAACTTGAGGATCGTAAACTCAAGGATAAACACATGGAAAATTATCACGGTTAA
- a CDS encoding peptide chain release factor 3: MSLVEEIEKRRTFGIISHPDAGKTTLTEKLLLFGGAIQKAGAVKSNKIKDHARSDWMEIEKQRGISVATSVMGFNYRNKRINLLDTPGHKDFAEDTYRTLTAVDSVIMVIDCVKGVEEQTERLMEVCRMRQTPVLCFINKMDREGRDPFELLEEIEEKLNLRVHPLSWPINIGKNFKGVYSLYEKKLVLFEASRQKLSAEKIEIEDINSPELEQYVGENDANQLREDVELINGVYEDFDKEEYLKGNIAPVFFGSAVNNFGVQELLDCFVDIAPAPIPRETELRSIAPNDPKFSGFIFKIHANMDPKHRNRIAFMRVCSGQFQRSKPFLHIRHDKKMKFSNTTAFMAQDKEIVDEAWPGDIIGLYDTGNLKIGDTLTEGEKGSYKGIPSFSPEMFREVVNKDAMKTKQLEKGLSQLMEEGLAQLFTFEMGNRKVVGVVGQLQFEVIQFRLLNEYGASCDFRPMNLYKACWISSEDEKAMDEFYASKGRHIAKDKDGKLVFMAESRAWLQMVQDNFPKITFHFTSEF, encoded by the coding sequence ATGAGTTTAGTTGAGGAAATTGAAAAAAGAAGAACCTTTGGTATTATTTCTCACCCCGATGCAGGTAAGACCACCCTTACCGAGAAGCTTTTGCTTTTCGGGGGTGCGATCCAAAAAGCTGGGGCGGTAAAGTCCAATAAAATTAAGGATCATGCCCGTTCTGACTGGATGGAAATTGAGAAGCAACGTGGTATTTCGGTAGCCACTTCCGTGATGGGATTTAACTACCGCAATAAGCGGATCAACCTTTTGGATACACCAGGTCACAAGGATTTTGCCGAAGATACTTACCGTACGCTTACCGCCGTGGATTCTGTAATCATGGTGATTGACTGTGTGAAAGGGGTGGAGGAACAAACCGAGCGATTGATGGAGGTTTGTCGTATGCGCCAGACGCCAGTGCTTTGTTTTATCAACAAAATGGACCGTGAAGGACGTGATCCTTTTGAGTTGTTGGAAGAGATTGAGGAGAAGTTGAACCTTCGTGTTCACCCACTTTCTTGGCCGATCAACATTGGTAAAAACTTCAAAGGGGTTTACTCTTTGTATGAAAAGAAATTGGTATTGTTCGAAGCGAGCCGTCAGAAGCTTTCCGCAGAGAAAATCGAGATCGAGGACATCAACAGCCCAGAATTGGAGCAGTATGTTGGTGAAAATGATGCCAACCAGTTGCGCGAAGATGTGGAGTTGATCAATGGTGTTTATGAAGACTTCGACAAGGAGGAATATTTGAAAGGAAACATTGCGCCCGTATTCTTCGGTTCAGCAGTGAATAATTTCGGTGTTCAGGAGTTGTTGGATTGTTTCGTGGACATCGCGCCAGCGCCAATCCCTCGTGAGACTGAGCTGAGATCTATTGCACCTAACGATCCTAAATTCTCAGGATTTATCTTTAAGATTCACGCCAATATGGATCCTAAGCACCGTAACCGTATCGCCTTTATGCGGGTGTGTTCGGGGCAATTCCAGCGTTCGAAGCCATTCTTGCATATCCGTCATGACAAAAAGATGAAGTTCTCCAACACTACCGCTTTTATGGCGCAGGACAAGGAGATCGTTGATGAGGCATGGCCAGGCGATATCATCGGTTTGTATGATACAGGTAACCTGAAGATCGGGGATACTTTGACCGAAGGAGAAAAAGGGAGCTATAAAGGTATCCCTTCCTTCTCACCAGAGATGTTCCGTGAGGTGGTGAATAAAGATGCCATGAAAACCAAGCAGTTGGAAAAAGGACTTTCTCAGTTGATGGAAGAAGGTTTGGCACAGTTATTTACCTTTGAAATGGGTAACCGTAAAGTGGTAGGTGTTGTTGGTCAGCTTCAGTTTGAGGTAATCCAGTTCCGTTTGTTGAATGAGTACGGCGCTTCTTGTGATTTCCGTCCGATGAACTTGTACAAAGCATGTTGGATTTCTTCGGAAGATGAAAAAGCTATGGATGAGTTCTATGCTTCAAAAGGTCGCCATATTGCCAAAGATAAAGATGGTAAGTTGGTGTTCATGGCCGAGTCGCGTGCTTGGTTGCAGATGGTTCAGGACAATTTCCCTAAGATCACTTTCCACTTTACTTCGGAATTTTAA
- a CDS encoding ABC transporter ATP-binding protein has protein sequence MIAPTPNITQPAAVLTKRLLLSVEHLTIVLNGPQGPLTVVDNLSFNLHEGEVLGIVGESGSGKSVTATAILGLWIGHEVAHIEGNVWYYLSNGEKINLLAMQERQLLKYRGKEISIVFQEPLTALNPLKTCGQQVQEALLRHKNISKSTAKTAVLELLKKIPFSSPDRIYNAYPHQISGGQKQRILVAIAMINEPRLLIADEPTTALDTIIQQKIIQLFQKLNHDFATAMLFISHDLGVVSQLADQVLVLNHGKVQEHNPSAILFSDPQSAYTKGLLACRPRLDVKLHRMPTLADFIPTDNQAVRYQNVEEAIEDQRISATDLTDKRRAFHRRTPILQVEGLSYSYKSEKRFPWSKSKVFPALREVTFNIYEGEILGLVGQSGSGKSTLARVINHLLTGAEGKLSFHGQNILAFDKKEVKSLRQEISMIFQDPFQSLNPRHTIAHCLTEPLKTFGIGHSHAERLQTAKHWITKVGLPEDALHRYPHAFSGGQRQRIAIARALITHPKLIICDECVSALDVSVQAQILNLILDLRDELKISFLFISHDLSVIKAVADRVCVMNRGVIVEQDFVDTLFDKPKHQYTQALLEAIPDIKSAKKIDL, from the coding sequence TTGATTGCACCGACCCCAAATATTACACAGCCCGCGGCTGTCCTGACCAAAAGACTGCTCCTTTCCGTTGAGCACCTGACCATTGTGTTAAATGGGCCACAGGGTCCACTGACTGTGGTCGATAACCTGTCCTTCAATTTGCATGAAGGCGAAGTGCTCGGCATTGTCGGGGAGTCGGGATCGGGGAAGTCGGTTACCGCTACAGCCATTTTGGGATTATGGATCGGGCATGAAGTCGCGCATATAGAAGGCAACGTATGGTATTATTTGAGTAACGGCGAAAAAATCAATTTGCTGGCCATGCAGGAACGGCAATTATTGAAATACCGAGGCAAAGAAATTTCGATCGTATTTCAGGAACCCCTCACCGCACTGAACCCTTTAAAAACCTGTGGACAACAAGTTCAGGAAGCCCTGCTCAGGCACAAAAACATCAGTAAATCGACAGCTAAAACCGCGGTACTTGAACTACTGAAGAAAATCCCTTTCAGCAGCCCTGATCGTATCTACAACGCTTATCCTCATCAGATTTCTGGAGGGCAGAAGCAACGTATTCTGGTGGCCATTGCAATGATCAACGAGCCGCGTTTATTAATTGCTGACGAGCCCACCACCGCCCTTGACACCATCATTCAGCAGAAAATCATTCAGCTGTTTCAAAAGCTGAACCACGATTTTGCAACCGCCATGCTCTTTATCTCGCATGATCTCGGGGTGGTTTCGCAACTGGCCGATCAGGTACTGGTCTTGAACCATGGCAAAGTTCAGGAACACAACCCTTCGGCCATCCTTTTTTCCGACCCGCAATCGGCATACACCAAGGGGCTTCTCGCCTGCCGCCCTCGATTAGATGTGAAATTACACCGCATGCCTACCCTGGCTGACTTTATCCCTACTGATAATCAAGCGGTACGGTATCAAAACGTGGAAGAGGCCATCGAAGATCAACGGATTTCAGCAACAGACCTTACCGACAAAAGGCGGGCATTTCATCGCCGAACGCCTATTTTGCAGGTGGAGGGGCTTTCGTATTCTTATAAAAGTGAGAAAAGATTTCCGTGGTCCAAGTCTAAAGTGTTCCCCGCCCTTCGGGAAGTTACCTTCAATATTTATGAAGGTGAAATCCTGGGTTTAGTCGGGCAATCAGGCTCAGGAAAAAGCACCCTCGCTCGGGTAATCAACCATTTGCTTACTGGCGCTGAAGGCAAACTTTCTTTTCATGGGCAGAACATCCTTGCATTCGACAAAAAAGAGGTCAAATCCCTGCGTCAAGAAATTTCCATGATTTTTCAGGACCCTTTTCAGTCTTTGAACCCTCGACATACCATTGCACATTGCCTGACCGAACCGCTGAAAACTTTCGGCATCGGGCACTCCCATGCCGAGCGCCTGCAGACAGCGAAGCACTGGATCACGAAAGTTGGATTGCCTGAAGATGCCCTGCACCGTTACCCTCACGCTTTCAGTGGTGGTCAACGCCAAAGAATCGCCATTGCGAGGGCGCTGATTACCCACCCGAAATTAATCATTTGTGATGAATGTGTCTCTGCGCTCGACGTTTCTGTGCAGGCTCAGATTTTAAATCTTATTCTTGATTTGCGAGATGAACTTAAAATTTCCTTCCTGTTTATTTCTCATGACCTTTCGGTGATCAAGGCCGTGGCCGACCGCGTTTGTGTGATGAACCGCGGGGTGATCGTAGAGCAGGATTTTGTGGATACCCTGTTCGATAAACCCAAACACCAATACACACAGGCACTTTTGGAGGCTATCCCAGACATAAAATCTGCAAAAAAGATCGACTTATAA
- the rnr gene encoding ribonuclease R: MGRKNKKTSFIKKRRTREKQTTQNLHEKIVQLLNNDPGKAWSVKQLCRKLLLKDRVSKQKAALFLEDLARDGDVSINAEGRYQCKEDPNKLVGIVDHVNPRMAFVIIEGREDDIKVTGNNLNYALDGDKVEVSIINKHGDRAEGRVTKIVERGKDEWVGKIEILPRFAFVVPDNKKIYKDVFVPLEHIMDAKHGQKVIVKVRKWADAETRNAMGKVTRVLGNSGDNEAEIHSIMAEYGLPFDFPKHVLKESEGISEAITEEEIAKRRDFRNITTFTIDPVDAKDFDDALSFQKLPNGNIEIGVHIADVSHYVRPNTKVEEEAYHRATSVYLVDRTIPMLPERLSNKLCSLRPNEEKLTFSAVFELNENAEIQQQWFGRTVIHSDRRFTYEEAQERIESQEGDFSEEIIELNRLAKIIKDRRFKSGAIAFETIEVKFQLDEHGKPLMVVPRERKDAHKLIEEFMLLANKKVAEFVFKKKAKGDAHPPTFIYRTHDYPNNEKLESFGSFAKRFGHQLRLGETGISHEINKLMAEIQGKPEQNVLEQLAIRSMAKAIYTTDPLIHFGLAFEHYTHFTSPIRRYPDMMVHRLLQHYLDGGKSADRVEYEKACEHSSEREKRAAEAERASIKYKQVEFMQNAPDKQYEGVITGVTEFGIFVEITETRCEGMVRMVDMKDDFYEYDEKNLRMIGRNNKRMFSLGDRVQVRVKHTDINRRTIDLIFSQD, from the coding sequence ATGGGAAGAAAAAATAAAAAGACGAGTTTTATCAAAAAACGAAGAACTCGCGAAAAACAAACCACACAAAATCTACACGAAAAAATCGTTCAACTCCTGAACAATGACCCTGGCAAAGCCTGGTCCGTAAAACAACTTTGCCGTAAATTATTACTCAAAGATCGTGTCAGCAAACAAAAAGCCGCCTTATTTTTAGAGGATTTAGCCCGTGACGGCGATGTATCCATTAATGCAGAGGGGCGCTACCAATGCAAAGAAGATCCAAACAAATTGGTCGGCATTGTGGATCATGTAAATCCACGTATGGCTTTCGTCATTATTGAGGGCCGCGAAGATGACATTAAAGTAACAGGCAACAACCTCAACTATGCCCTTGATGGCGATAAAGTTGAAGTGAGCATCATTAATAAGCATGGCGACCGTGCCGAAGGTCGTGTAACAAAGATTGTCGAAAGAGGCAAAGACGAATGGGTTGGGAAGATCGAAATCTTACCCCGTTTTGCTTTTGTCGTTCCTGACAATAAAAAAATATACAAAGATGTTTTTGTCCCTCTTGAGCATATTATGGATGCCAAGCACGGGCAAAAAGTGATTGTAAAAGTCCGCAAATGGGCAGATGCCGAAACCCGAAATGCGATGGGTAAGGTAACACGCGTGCTTGGAAACTCTGGGGATAATGAAGCCGAAATCCACTCGATCATGGCGGAATATGGCTTGCCTTTCGATTTCCCAAAACACGTTCTGAAAGAATCTGAAGGGATTTCTGAGGCCATTACTGAAGAGGAAATTGCCAAAAGAAGAGATTTCCGAAATATCACCACCTTTACCATTGACCCCGTTGATGCCAAAGATTTTGATGACGCCTTGTCTTTTCAGAAATTACCTAATGGCAATATTGAAATTGGCGTTCACATTGCCGATGTTTCGCACTATGTGCGACCAAACACCAAGGTAGAAGAAGAAGCCTACCACCGCGCCACATCGGTTTATTTGGTGGACAGAACCATCCCGATGTTGCCTGAGCGCTTGTCCAACAAATTGTGTTCTTTACGCCCGAATGAAGAAAAACTGACTTTCTCTGCCGTTTTCGAATTGAATGAAAATGCTGAAATTCAACAACAGTGGTTCGGCAGAACAGTGATTCACTCGGATCGCAGATTCACCTATGAGGAAGCACAGGAGCGTATTGAATCGCAGGAAGGTGATTTTTCGGAAGAAATCATTGAGCTCAACCGACTCGCTAAAATCATCAAAGACCGAAGATTTAAAAGTGGCGCAATTGCTTTTGAAACCATTGAGGTGAAATTTCAGCTTGATGAGCATGGCAAACCGCTTATGGTGGTACCAAGAGAGCGAAAAGATGCCCACAAGCTGATTGAAGAATTCATGCTTTTGGCGAATAAAAAAGTAGCTGAATTTGTTTTCAAGAAAAAAGCCAAGGGCGATGCTCACCCACCGACCTTCATTTACCGAACACATGACTACCCTAACAACGAAAAACTCGAAAGCTTTGGCAGTTTCGCCAAACGATTCGGGCATCAGTTGCGATTGGGAGAAACTGGTATTTCGCACGAAATCAATAAATTGATGGCCGAGATTCAGGGCAAGCCTGAGCAAAATGTTTTAGAGCAATTAGCCATTAGATCAATGGCCAAAGCGATATACACCACCGATCCATTGATCCACTTTGGATTGGCATTTGAACACTACACCCATTTCACCTCGCCTATCCGTCGATACCCTGACATGATGGTGCACCGATTATTACAGCACTACCTCGATGGGGGAAAATCTGCCGATCGTGTAGAATACGAAAAGGCCTGTGAACACAGCTCCGAACGGGAAAAGCGTGCTGCAGAAGCTGAACGTGCCTCGATCAAATACAAGCAGGTAGAATTCATGCAAAATGCCCCAGACAAGCAATATGAAGGGGTAATTACTGGCGTTACTGAATTTGGCATTTTCGTGGAAATCACCGAAACACGATGCGAAGGCATGGTCAGGATGGTCGATATGAAAGATGACTTTTATGAGTATGATGAAAAAAATCTGCGCATGATTGGTCGCAACAACAAACGGATGTTTAGCTTGGGAGATCGTGTACAGGTGCGTGTAAAACATACTGACATAAACCGTAGAACGATAGATCTTATTTTTTCACAGGACTAA
- a CDS encoding polyprenyl synthetase family protein: MNNFLNPLIETISQAIKKQQFGQEPKELYEPISYIMSLGGKRLRPVLTLLGYRLFQEDIRPAIKPAMAVETFHNFTLVHDDIMDKAPLRRGQATVHTKWNDNIAILSGDVMMIKVYDLLLDVAPELLPSVIRAFNNNATEVCEGQQKDMNFETRNDVSTDEYIDMIRQKTAVLLGLALQLGAMIAKAPEKTQQDLYQFAVDLGIGFQLKDDLLDVYGDQAKFGKQIGGDIIENKKTFLLINAVALATGSTKATLQQWIEATDFDATEKVQAVTQIYDQLGIKALTEQKMNDYFDQAFAILKQMDIGDQQKEWLSGFAQMVINREK; the protein is encoded by the coding sequence ATGAATAATTTTCTAAATCCCTTGATTGAGACCATCAGTCAAGCCATTAAAAAACAACAGTTTGGCCAAGAGCCTAAAGAGCTTTATGAGCCCATCAGTTATATCATGAGCCTCGGCGGAAAAAGACTCCGCCCAGTACTTACCCTGCTCGGATATCGCCTTTTTCAAGAAGACATTCGCCCAGCGATAAAGCCTGCCATGGCCGTGGAAACCTTCCACAATTTCACTTTGGTACATGACGACATCATGGACAAAGCGCCATTGCGAAGAGGTCAGGCGACGGTGCACACCAAATGGAATGACAACATTGCTATTTTGAGTGGCGATGTGATGATGATTAAAGTTTATGACTTGCTCCTGGATGTAGCCCCTGAGCTCCTCCCTTCGGTGATCCGTGCATTTAACAACAATGCCACAGAGGTTTGTGAAGGCCAACAAAAGGACATGAACTTTGAGACGCGCAATGATGTCAGCACCGATGAATACATCGACATGATCCGACAAAAGACTGCCGTACTTTTGGGCTTGGCGCTTCAGCTTGGAGCGATGATCGCCAAAGCACCTGAAAAAACTCAGCAAGATTTGTATCAATTTGCAGTAGATTTGGGCATCGGTTTTCAGCTAAAAGACGACCTGCTCGATGTATATGGTGATCAGGCAAAATTTGGCAAACAGATTGGTGGCGACATCATTGAAAACAAGAAAACCTTCCTGCTGATTAATGCCGTGGCTTTGGCAACAGGCAGCACAAAAGCAACCTTACAACAATGGATTGAAGCAACAGATTTCGATGCCACAGAAAAGGTACAGGCGGTAACTCAAATTTATGATCAGTTGGGCATCAAGGCACTTACAGAACAAAAGATGAATGACTATTTCGATCAGGCATTCGCTATTCTAAAGCAGATGGACATTGGCGATCAGCAAAAAGAGTGGTTATCGGGCTTTGCCCAAATGGTGATCAACAGAGAAAAATAA
- a CDS encoding thioredoxin family protein — MKNILMVLMAVVFGTLTAQAQETNWKKIYDPSLNGKAQIEQAVALAKKEGKKVMVQVGGNWCPYCIRLNKFVMTDPELKQMVDDNFVYVHLNYSKENKNLELLESWGNPQKNGFPVLVFLNKKGKVTHVQPTGDLEKDKSYDKAQLVKVYQDNK, encoded by the coding sequence ATGAAAAATATCTTAATGGTGCTGATGGCGGTGGTTTTTGGAACCCTGACGGCCCAGGCACAGGAAACGAACTGGAAGAAAATTTACGATCCATCTTTAAACGGGAAAGCTCAAATTGAGCAAGCGGTTGCGCTGGCAAAGAAAGAGGGCAAGAAAGTGATGGTTCAGGTTGGGGGTAATTGGTGCCCTTACTGCATTCGTCTGAACAAGTTTGTGATGACGGACCCTGAGTTGAAGCAAATGGTGGATGATAATTTCGTTTATGTTCACCTCAATTACAGTAAGGAGAACAAGAACCTTGAATTACTCGAAAGCTGGGGCAACCCGCAGAAGAACGGTTTTCCAGTTTTAGTATTCTTAAACAAGAAAGGAAAGGTAACACATGTTCAGCCTACGGGAGATTTGGAAAAAGACAAGTCTTATGACAAAGCCCAATTGGTGAAAGTTTACCAGGACAATAAATAA